A region from the Sandaracinus amylolyticus genome encodes:
- the murD gene encoding UDP-N-acetylmuramoyl-L-alanine--D-glutamate ligase yields the protein MLDLAGKRLVVVGGGKSGLAAARLAAKAGARVTINDKKSEAEASALVADARAIDVDVVLGGHPESLFAAADVIVLSPGVPSLAVVDAAEKRGAKVIPEVELAAHFLRGTLIGITGSNGKSTVTTLVGEMCAASGRPSFTGGNLGDALALAVGTEAAESKKGLVVAELSSFQLERIETMRCHIAACLNVTEDHLDRHGTFAAYAAAKGRIFLTQTTDDHAIVPAGDELCIALARAGAAKLHTFGGADGEVRVEDGVLVDTVSGLRFPVAKLRIRGLHNQANACAAALAARLAGVPREAIEDVLARFAGLPHRMVHVRDLDGVVYYDDSKATNVGATVAALDGLADLEGRVVLIAGGVDKGGSYAPVRERMERIGRALVLIGEAAPLISSAFEGSPIERIAATTIDDAVAKARAVARAGDAVLLAPACASFDMFRSYAHRGDEFARAVRALPEAI from the coding sequence GTGCTGGATCTCGCAGGCAAGCGTCTCGTGGTCGTCGGCGGCGGCAAGAGCGGTCTCGCGGCGGCGCGTCTCGCCGCGAAAGCCGGCGCGCGCGTCACGATCAACGACAAGAAGAGCGAGGCCGAGGCCTCGGCGCTCGTCGCCGACGCGCGCGCGATCGACGTCGACGTCGTGCTCGGCGGACACCCCGAGTCGCTCTTCGCGGCGGCCGACGTGATCGTGCTCTCGCCCGGCGTGCCCTCGCTGGCGGTGGTCGACGCCGCGGAGAAGCGCGGCGCGAAGGTGATCCCCGAGGTCGAGCTCGCCGCGCACTTCCTCCGTGGAACGCTGATCGGCATCACCGGCAGCAACGGCAAGAGCACGGTGACCACGCTCGTCGGCGAGATGTGCGCGGCGAGCGGCCGTCCTTCGTTCACCGGTGGCAACCTCGGCGACGCGCTCGCGCTCGCGGTCGGCACCGAGGCCGCGGAGAGCAAGAAGGGGCTCGTGGTCGCGGAGCTCTCGAGCTTCCAGCTCGAGCGCATCGAGACGATGCGCTGCCACATCGCGGCGTGCCTCAACGTCACCGAGGATCACCTCGATCGCCACGGCACGTTCGCGGCGTACGCCGCCGCGAAGGGACGCATCTTCCTCACGCAGACCACGGACGACCACGCGATCGTCCCCGCGGGCGACGAGCTCTGCATCGCGCTCGCGCGGGCCGGCGCGGCGAAGCTGCACACGTTCGGCGGCGCCGACGGCGAGGTGCGCGTCGAGGACGGCGTGCTCGTCGACACCGTCAGCGGGCTACGCTTCCCGGTCGCGAAGCTGCGCATCCGCGGCCTTCACAACCAGGCGAACGCGTGCGCCGCCGCGCTCGCCGCGCGCCTCGCAGGCGTGCCGCGCGAGGCGATCGAGGACGTGCTCGCGCGCTTCGCGGGCCTGCCCCACCGCATGGTCCACGTGCGCGATCTCGACGGCGTCGTGTACTACGACGACAGCAAGGCGACGAACGTCGGCGCGACGGTCGCCGCGCTCGACGGCCTCGCGGATCTCGAGGGCCGCGTCGTGTTGATCGCGGGCGGCGTCGACAAGGGCGGCTCCTACGCGCCGGTGCGCGAGCGCATGGAGCGCATCGGCCGCGCGCTGGTCCTCATCGGCGAGGCCGCGCCGCTGATCTCGAGCGCGTTCGAGGGCTCGCCGATCGAGCGCATCGCCGCGACGACGATCGACGACGCGGTCGCCAAGGCGCGCGCGGTCGCGCGTGCGGGTGATGCGGTGCTGCTCGCGCCCGCATGCGCGAGCTTCGACATGTTCCGCTCGTACGCGCATCGCGGTGACGAGTTCGCGCGCGCCGTGCGCGCCCTGCCGGAGGCGATCTGA
- the ftsW gene encoding putative lipid II flippase FtsW has translation MIRSWIAARFRKSEMPLRVADVPRASVPAPAPSLLGGWPKAIGPSDPVLLGIVLALIAFGVVMTFSASAVFASQRFHDGHFFLVRQAIFAGIALPVMIVVSRIDYHLLRPLTYPILGVTIALLVYVALGFGHSAGGAARWIAIGPFHVQPAEVAKVAMILWLAYSLSKKQEAIRTFKVGILPHLLVMGFLALLCLRQPDFGSAVMICVITFVLLFAAGAKVGPILSMVLAGAGLAVLLVISSPYRMRRVEAFLDPFGHRQDAGYQVAESIIAFGSGGATGVGIGDSRQKLFFLPEAHTDFVSAIIGEELGFVGIALLVLAFVLIVVRGVRVAFRAADDYGSFLAIGVTMFVGLQAFTNLAVAMGMVPTKGLVLPFVSYGGSALLVNAAAMGLLLNVSRPREGDETATSESTQTGNARASAPSGFRTIEGGAA, from the coding sequence ATGATCCGCAGCTGGATCGCGGCGCGATTCCGCAAGAGCGAGATGCCGCTTCGCGTGGCCGACGTGCCGCGCGCGTCGGTTCCAGCCCCCGCGCCCTCGCTGCTCGGCGGGTGGCCCAAGGCGATCGGCCCGAGCGATCCGGTACTGCTCGGCATCGTGCTCGCGCTGATCGCATTCGGCGTCGTGATGACGTTCAGCGCGAGCGCGGTGTTCGCCTCGCAGCGCTTCCACGACGGCCACTTCTTCCTGGTGCGTCAGGCGATCTTCGCGGGGATCGCGCTGCCCGTGATGATCGTCGTCTCGCGCATCGACTATCACCTGCTCCGCCCGCTCACCTATCCGATCCTCGGCGTCACGATCGCGCTGCTCGTCTACGTCGCGCTCGGCTTCGGTCACAGCGCCGGCGGCGCGGCGCGCTGGATCGCGATCGGCCCGTTCCACGTGCAGCCCGCGGAGGTCGCGAAGGTCGCGATGATCCTCTGGCTCGCCTACTCGCTCTCGAAAAAGCAGGAGGCGATCCGCACGTTCAAGGTCGGCATCCTCCCGCACCTGCTCGTGATGGGCTTCCTCGCGCTGCTCTGCCTGCGCCAGCCCGACTTCGGCAGCGCGGTGATGATCTGCGTGATCACGTTCGTGCTGCTCTTCGCCGCGGGCGCGAAGGTCGGGCCGATCCTCTCGATGGTGCTCGCGGGCGCCGGGCTCGCGGTGCTGCTCGTCATCAGCTCGCCGTACCGCATGCGGCGCGTCGAGGCGTTCCTCGATCCCTTCGGCCATCGTCAGGACGCGGGCTACCAGGTCGCGGAGTCGATCATCGCGTTCGGCTCGGGCGGCGCGACCGGCGTGGGCATCGGCGACTCGCGGCAGAAGCTCTTCTTCCTGCCCGAGGCGCACACCGACTTCGTCAGCGCGATCATCGGCGAGGAGCTCGGCTTCGTCGGCATCGCGCTGCTCGTCCTCGCGTTCGTGCTCATCGTGGTGCGCGGCGTGCGCGTCGCGTTCCGCGCGGCCGACGACTACGGCTCGTTCCTCGCCATCGGCGTGACGATGTTCGTGGGCCTCCAGGCGTTCACGAACCTCGCGGTCGCGATGGGCATGGTGCCGACGAAGGGCCTCGTGCTGCCCTTCGTGAGCTACGGCGGATCGGCGCTGCTCGTGAACGCGGCGGCGATGGGGCTCCTGCTCAACGTGTCGCGGCCCCGCGAGGGCGACGAGACCGCGACCAGCGAGTCCACCCAGACCGGCAACGCGCGGGCGAGCGCGCCGAGCGGCTTCAGGACGATCGAAGGAGGCGCAGCATGA
- the murG gene encoding undecaprenyldiphospho-muramoylpentapeptide beta-N-acetylglucosaminyltransferase, whose protein sequence is MIERVVIAGGGTGGHLFPGIAVVEELRRRNHDLDVAYVGTERGIEARVIPAMRERFETLDVRPLKGTDPSGFMKSLLKLPGAWGHAISILRDVEPEVVIGVGGYSSGPMLVAAASLGIPCALMEQNAHVGLTNRMLAPVVGRAYLTYDVTVSHFGEKARVVGNPVRRAFVDAARLALSDPEAFELRARRILVLGGSQGAKALNETVPEALAAAGVTERGIEVVHQTGAAMQAEVAARYEALGVKAEVVSFIDDMARAYASSTLVIARAGATTLAEICAIGRPSILVPYPHAADDHQARNAEALERAGAAIAIRQESLTIDHLASDVRALLDDPTRRRAMAAAAREEGRPDAAAAIVDDLISWLGRPTMTPARVPTIPPPRHDPEPGMAFARVDFRASRGAIEARRATTPPTARFEPAVFPMPRGAALAS, encoded by the coding sequence ATGATCGAGCGCGTCGTCATCGCGGGGGGCGGTACGGGAGGGCACCTCTTCCCGGGGATCGCGGTGGTCGAGGAGCTGCGTCGTCGCAACCACGACCTCGACGTCGCGTACGTCGGGACCGAGCGCGGCATCGAGGCGCGCGTGATCCCGGCGATGCGCGAGCGCTTCGAGACGCTCGACGTGCGCCCGCTGAAGGGCACGGATCCGTCGGGCTTCATGAAGTCCTTGCTGAAGCTCCCGGGCGCGTGGGGGCACGCGATCTCGATCCTGCGCGACGTCGAGCCCGAGGTCGTGATCGGCGTCGGCGGGTACTCGTCGGGCCCGATGCTCGTCGCGGCGGCGAGCCTCGGCATCCCGTGCGCGCTGATGGAGCAGAACGCGCACGTCGGCCTCACGAACCGCATGCTCGCGCCGGTCGTCGGCCGCGCGTACCTCACGTACGACGTGACCGTGTCGCACTTCGGCGAGAAGGCGCGCGTGGTGGGCAACCCGGTGCGCCGCGCGTTCGTCGACGCGGCGCGCCTCGCGCTGAGCGATCCCGAGGCGTTCGAGCTGCGCGCGCGCCGCATCCTCGTGCTCGGCGGATCGCAGGGCGCGAAGGCGCTCAACGAGACGGTGCCCGAGGCGCTCGCCGCGGCAGGCGTGACCGAGCGCGGGATCGAGGTCGTGCACCAGACGGGCGCGGCGATGCAGGCCGAGGTCGCAGCGCGCTACGAGGCGCTCGGCGTGAAGGCCGAGGTCGTGTCGTTCATCGACGACATGGCGCGCGCGTACGCGAGCTCGACGCTCGTCATCGCGCGCGCGGGCGCGACGACGCTCGCGGAGATCTGCGCGATCGGGCGCCCGTCGATCCTGGTGCCCTACCCGCACGCGGCCGACGATCACCAGGCGCGCAACGCCGAGGCGCTCGAGCGCGCCGGCGCCGCGATCGCGATTCGTCAAGAGAGCTTGACCATCGACCACCTCGCGAGCGACGTGCGCGCGCTGCTCGACGATCCCACGCGCCGCCGCGCGATGGCCGCCGCCGCGCGCGAGGAAGGCCGCCCCGATGCAGCCGCCGCCATCGTCGACGACCTCATCTCGTGGCTCGGCCGCCCGACGATGACCCCGGCGCGCGTCCCGACGATCCCGCCGCCGCGCCACGATCCCGAGCCGGGCATGGCGTTCGCGCGCGTGGACTTCCGCGCGTCGCGCGGCGCGATCGAGGCGCGTCGCGCCACCACGCCTCCGACCGCGCGCTTCGAGCCCGCGGTGTTCCCGATGCCGCGCGGCGCAGCGCTCGCGAGCTGA
- a CDS encoding methyl-accepting chemotaxis protein, with amino-acid sequence MEGGERSIVSELDARTRAFEVRFLRTASAGLATVMVAALSAISYFQPSLVSVACLGIIVIATSSAFGLTFTPYRRSAAAVLLFGTSCGALLAVAFDGTGTLGSGALQALLINVALSPFLLPRSGVIALVAFNAGAGMLAHLKVGVVDGGAPADLVPAAVGSALVLGVAALSISSFVGQAKEHQESLRQRLHDIDIVMERARRIAKGDLAGEIQGDSDVSRVIASMLGGLRGLVEQIQKDAAQLTHASNEIAAMAQQQERSAIEQGGAIEETRRTVGTLLQGSRSIAGAARGVTDNASATLQNAELISDRIRTLTEHAQRITELLELIRDVANKSELLALNAALEGAKAGEAGRGFSLVANQMQRLAESVMESVKIVKELTGDIRKATQATALATEDATKLARDTTDAARRIGVITEEQESSTEQVTRAMDEIADATHQSAAGTNQTLQAVRELSQIAERLHHYTSQFQL; translated from the coding sequence ATGGAAGGCGGCGAACGGTCGATCGTGTCGGAGCTCGACGCGCGCACGCGCGCGTTCGAGGTCCGCTTCCTGCGCACCGCGAGCGCGGGGCTCGCGACGGTGATGGTCGCGGCGCTCAGCGCGATCTCGTACTTCCAGCCCTCGCTCGTCTCCGTCGCGTGCCTCGGGATCATCGTCATCGCGACGAGCAGCGCGTTCGGGCTCACGTTCACGCCGTACCGCCGCTCGGCGGCGGCCGTGCTGCTCTTCGGCACGTCGTGTGGCGCGCTGCTCGCGGTCGCGTTCGACGGCACCGGCACGCTCGGCTCGGGCGCGCTGCAGGCGCTGCTGATCAACGTCGCGCTCTCGCCGTTCCTGCTCCCGCGCAGCGGCGTGATCGCGCTGGTCGCGTTCAACGCGGGCGCGGGGATGCTCGCGCACCTGAAGGTCGGCGTCGTCGACGGCGGCGCGCCGGCGGACCTCGTGCCCGCGGCGGTGGGCTCGGCGCTGGTGCTCGGCGTCGCGGCGCTCTCGATCTCGTCGTTCGTGGGTCAGGCGAAGGAGCACCAGGAGTCGCTGCGCCAGCGGCTTCACGACATCGACATCGTGATGGAGCGCGCGCGGCGCATCGCGAAGGGCGACCTCGCGGGCGAGATCCAGGGCGACAGCGACGTCTCGCGCGTGATCGCGTCGATGCTCGGCGGGCTGCGCGGGCTGGTCGAGCAGATCCAGAAGGACGCGGCGCAGCTCACGCACGCGAGCAACGAGATCGCCGCGATGGCGCAGCAGCAGGAGCGCAGCGCGATCGAGCAGGGCGGCGCGATCGAGGAGACGCGGCGCACGGTGGGGACGCTGCTCCAGGGCTCGCGCTCGATCGCGGGGGCGGCGCGCGGCGTGACCGACAACGCGAGCGCGACGCTGCAGAACGCCGAGCTCATCAGCGATCGCATCCGGACGCTGACCGAGCACGCGCAGCGCATCACCGAGCTGCTCGAGCTGATCCGCGACGTCGCGAACAAGTCGGAGCTGCTCGCGCTCAACGCGGCGCTCGAGGGCGCCAAGGCGGGCGAGGCGGGGCGCGGCTTCTCGCTCGTCGCGAACCAGATGCAGCGGCTCGCGGAGAGCGTGATGGAGTCGGTGAAGATCGTGAAGGAGCTCACCGGCGACATCCGCAAGGCGACGCAGGCGACCGCGCTGGCGACGGAGGACGCGACGAAGCTCGCGCGCGACACGACCGACGCCGCGCGGCGCATCGGCGTGATCACCGAGGAGCAGGAGTCGAGCACGGAGCAGGTGACGCGCGCGATGGACGAGATCGCCGACGCGACGCACCAGAGCGCGGCGGGCACGAACCAGACGCTGCAAGCGGTGCGCGAGCTCTCGCAGATCGCGGAGCGACTGCACCACTACACGTCGCAGTTCCAGCTCTAG
- a CDS encoding CheR family methyltransferase — MSFAERLAPVIARRLGLRPSLRSNDAELATLIEARRRTLGLPSAAAYVEHVSRAPEPELAHLAAAFTNGWTWFFRDHDAIVALAERLRASAVGGPARVWVAGCSTGEEAYGVAIACAERGVDVRVTATDVDAARIEIARRAEYGAHALRRVPPATIARWFEMRGDRARVAVELRARVTLRVHNLLDPPLIAPGGGGWDAIVCRNVLLHCTDDSSSRIADQLASSIASHGVVLFGPGDARPSAPIVIPQRAAPRARSTPPPREPSADELWAEARERIARGAYAAAAGALERLVARAPDRVEAWLALGNVRLATHDLAGAEDAYRAAERIDPLSAELCFLWGALHRKRGAWDDATRALRRALFLDADLWPARYLLAGAWDRAGEHERARAALDATWRSLARRPEIRWRSCVDDIEALACPAEMVRAICAQRVDSKEEVG; from the coding sequence GTGAGCTTCGCGGAGCGGCTCGCGCCGGTGATCGCGCGGCGGCTCGGTCTGCGGCCTTCGCTGCGATCGAACGACGCGGAGCTCGCGACGCTCATCGAGGCGCGCCGTCGCACGCTCGGCCTGCCGAGCGCGGCCGCGTACGTCGAGCACGTGTCGCGCGCGCCCGAGCCCGAGCTCGCGCACCTCGCTGCCGCGTTCACGAACGGATGGACGTGGTTCTTCCGCGATCACGACGCGATCGTCGCGCTCGCCGAGCGGCTGCGCGCGAGCGCCGTCGGCGGGCCGGCGCGCGTGTGGGTCGCGGGGTGCTCGACCGGCGAGGAGGCGTACGGCGTGGCGATCGCGTGCGCGGAGCGCGGCGTCGACGTGCGGGTGACGGCGACCGACGTGGATGCGGCGCGCATCGAGATCGCGCGACGCGCGGAGTACGGCGCGCATGCGCTACGGCGCGTGCCCCCGGCGACGATCGCGCGGTGGTTCGAGATGCGCGGCGATCGCGCACGCGTCGCGGTCGAGCTGCGCGCGCGCGTGACGCTCCGCGTGCACAACCTGCTCGACCCGCCGCTGATCGCGCCAGGAGGCGGCGGTTGGGACGCGATCGTGTGCCGCAACGTGCTGCTCCACTGCACCGACGATTCGTCGTCGCGCATCGCGGATCAGCTCGCGAGCTCGATCGCGTCGCACGGCGTCGTGCTCTTCGGGCCCGGTGACGCGCGGCCGAGCGCGCCGATCGTGATCCCGCAGCGCGCCGCGCCGCGCGCGCGCTCGACGCCGCCGCCGCGCGAGCCGAGCGCCGACGAGCTCTGGGCGGAGGCTCGCGAGCGCATCGCGCGCGGCGCGTACGCCGCGGCAGCGGGCGCGCTCGAGCGTCTCGTCGCGCGCGCGCCCGATCGTGTCGAGGCGTGGCTCGCGCTCGGGAACGTGCGGCTCGCGACGCACGATCTCGCGGGCGCGGAGGACGCGTATCGCGCGGCGGAGCGGATCGACCCGCTCTCGGCGGAGCTGTGCTTCCTGTGGGGCGCGCTCCATCGCAAGCGTGGCGCGTGGGACGACGCGACGCGCGCGCTGCGTCGCGCGCTCTTCCTCGACGCCGATCTGTGGCCCGCGCGTTATCTGCTCGCGGGCGCGTGGGATCGCGCGGGGGAGCACGAGCGCGCGCGCGCTGCGCTCGACGCGACGTGGCGATCGCTCGCGCGGCGCCCGGAGATCCGGTGGCGCTCGTGCGTGGACGACATCGAGGCGCTGGCGTGCCCCGCCGAGATGGTGCGCGCGATCTGCGCGCAGCGAGTGGATTCGAAGGAGGAGGTCGGGTGA
- a CDS encoding chemotaxis protein CheB, translating to MTARAIRVLVADDSPLCAEALRTVIDADPRMRVVGIAHDGLRAIELAAALRPTVITMDVHMPRLDGLAAIARIRAAQAARILVVTRDDARGLAFEAMRRGAADVVRRPHPRQGWSAGEHDDLRRRIVALAQVPMMTSPSAPPPRLRHEVATSGARVEIVGIAASTGGPVAIATVLASLPKTFAAPIVIVQHLAPGLAEGLARWLDDACALRVRLAREGEVLRAGDVRIAPDDVHVAVERGARVRFDRDAAIEGHRPSATRLFSSLASTGARAAGVVLSGMGRDGASGLVSLRRAGGVAIAQDEATSTVFGMPRAARDAGAETLAIERIGPRLDALVAAREVAS from the coding sequence GTGACGGCACGCGCGATCCGGGTGCTCGTCGCCGACGACTCACCGCTCTGTGCGGAGGCGTTGCGCACGGTGATCGACGCGGATCCGCGGATGCGCGTGGTGGGGATCGCGCACGACGGGTTGCGCGCGATCGAGCTGGCGGCGGCGCTGCGTCCGACCGTGATCACGATGGACGTGCACATGCCGCGGCTCGACGGGCTCGCGGCGATCGCGCGCATCCGCGCGGCGCAGGCGGCGCGCATCCTCGTCGTGACCCGCGACGACGCGCGTGGGCTCGCGTTCGAGGCGATGCGGCGCGGCGCGGCCGACGTGGTGCGGCGGCCGCATCCGCGGCAGGGCTGGAGCGCGGGGGAGCACGACGACCTGCGGCGTCGGATCGTGGCGCTCGCGCAGGTGCCGATGATGACGTCGCCGAGCGCGCCGCCGCCGCGGCTGCGTCACGAGGTCGCGACGTCGGGCGCGCGCGTGGAGATCGTCGGCATCGCCGCGTCGACCGGAGGACCGGTCGCGATCGCGACGGTGCTCGCGTCGCTGCCGAAGACGTTCGCCGCGCCGATCGTGATCGTGCAGCACCTCGCGCCGGGGTTGGCCGAGGGGCTGGCGCGGTGGCTCGACGACGCGTGCGCGCTGCGGGTGCGGCTCGCGCGCGAGGGCGAGGTGCTGCGCGCCGGCGACGTGCGCATCGCGCCCGACGACGTGCACGTCGCCGTCGAGCGCGGCGCGCGGGTGCGCTTCGATCGCGACGCGGCGATCGAAGGGCATCGTCCCTCCGCGACGCGCTTGTTCTCGTCGCTCGCGTCGACCGGCGCGCGCGCCGCAGGCGTGGTGCTCAGCGGCATGGGGCGCGATGGAGCGAGCGGCCTGGTGTCGCTGCGGCGCGCCGGCGGCGTGGCCATCGCGCAGGACGAGGCGACGAGCACCGTGTTCGGGATGCCGCGTGCGGCGCGCGACGCGGGCGCGGAGACGCTGGCGATCGAGCGCATCGGCCCCCGGCTCGACGCGCTGGTCGCGGCGCGCGAGGTCGCGTCGTGA
- a CDS encoding hybrid sensor histidine kinase/response regulator, giving the protein MSSFQARFRVLARERLVVIRAHLAALGRGDDVAERGAELRREVHTMKGEARIVGEGDVANALHEVEEALAAAGEGALSGEQVASLLARLDAIEVAVDDDAPRGEGGDDWAERLARSAGGAVLRVDVGAVSRIARTVGELRIGESDLQRAIEGLSDIADAIRTRGDDATARARAAADLRRLVVAMRQLAFDQHVRIDQLVSHVREVRMVPLGTLFERFPRAAQQLARELGKELRVEVRGADVQVDRQVLDVIAEPMLHLVRNAVDHGLEPPDVRRDHGKNREGTLELDASTEGSLVRIEVRDDGRGVDVLALQAALRERGIGAAEDVTTLDDEEILERLCRRGLSTRRTVSDVSGRGVGLDVVKRRVESVGGRLGLRTIAGAGATFSIEVPMSALLAPMLCAMADDARYALAPQDVERLEEMVASSVETVGRGLALRVDGAPVPLFDLATLLGRARRDPRERSSALVIAHGGRRVAVAVDRVVGTLPVLQHRLDPFLEGATLVRSVALLANGELAVALDVGELFRRADAGRAIAGAADSERARARSKRVLVADDSELTRDVVVSILREMQLEVIEAVDGRSALELIASSKPDLVLTDLDMPVVDGFELLRRVRAEPAWSSLPVIVLSTRWAPADLQRASELGADAYLVKNRIELDEVRRVVGAHLATPRREGERS; this is encoded by the coding sequence GTGAGCTCGTTCCAGGCGCGCTTCCGCGTGCTCGCGCGCGAGAGGCTCGTCGTGATCCGCGCGCACCTCGCGGCGCTCGGTCGGGGAGACGACGTCGCGGAGCGTGGCGCGGAGCTGCGCCGCGAGGTCCACACGATGAAGGGCGAGGCGCGCATCGTCGGCGAGGGCGACGTCGCGAACGCGCTGCACGAGGTGGAAGAAGCGCTCGCGGCCGCAGGCGAGGGCGCGCTCTCGGGCGAGCAGGTCGCGTCGTTGCTCGCGCGCCTCGACGCGATCGAGGTCGCGGTCGACGACGACGCCCCGCGAGGCGAAGGCGGCGACGACTGGGCCGAGCGTCTCGCGCGGAGCGCGGGCGGTGCGGTGCTGCGCGTCGACGTCGGCGCGGTCTCGCGCATCGCGCGCACCGTCGGCGAGCTGCGGATCGGCGAGAGCGATCTCCAGCGCGCGATCGAAGGGCTCTCGGACATCGCCGATGCGATCCGGACGCGCGGCGACGACGCGACTGCGCGGGCGCGCGCCGCGGCCGATCTGCGTCGGCTCGTCGTCGCGATGAGGCAGCTCGCGTTCGATCAGCACGTGCGCATCGATCAGCTCGTCTCGCACGTGCGCGAGGTGCGGATGGTCCCGCTCGGAACGTTGTTCGAGCGCTTCCCGCGCGCGGCGCAGCAGCTCGCGAGGGAGCTCGGCAAGGAGCTGCGCGTCGAGGTGCGCGGCGCCGACGTGCAGGTCGATCGACAGGTGCTCGACGTGATCGCGGAGCCGATGCTGCACCTCGTGCGCAACGCGGTCGATCACGGGCTCGAGCCGCCCGACGTGCGGCGCGATCACGGCAAGAACCGCGAGGGCACGCTCGAGCTCGACGCGAGCACCGAGGGCTCGCTGGTGCGCATCGAGGTGCGCGACGACGGGCGCGGCGTCGACGTGCTCGCGCTCCAGGCCGCGCTCCGCGAGCGTGGCATCGGCGCAGCCGAGGACGTGACGACGCTCGACGACGAGGAGATCCTCGAGCGGCTGTGCCGTCGCGGGCTCAGCACGCGACGCACGGTCAGCGACGTGTCGGGGCGCGGTGTGGGCCTCGACGTGGTGAAGCGGCGCGTCGAGTCGGTGGGCGGGCGGCTCGGTCTGCGCACGATCGCGGGCGCGGGCGCGACGTTCTCGATCGAGGTGCCGATGTCGGCGCTGCTCGCGCCGATGCTCTGCGCGATGGCGGACGACGCGCGCTACGCGCTCGCTCCGCAGGACGTCGAGCGGCTCGAGGAGATGGTCGCGTCGAGCGTGGAGACGGTGGGTCGCGGGCTCGCGCTGCGCGTCGACGGCGCGCCGGTTCCGCTCTTCGATCTCGCGACGCTCCTCGGGCGCGCGCGGCGCGATCCGCGGGAGCGATCGAGCGCGCTCGTGATCGCGCACGGCGGGCGGCGCGTCGCGGTCGCGGTCGATCGCGTCGTGGGCACGCTGCCGGTGCTGCAGCACCGGCTCGATCCGTTCCTCGAGGGGGCGACGCTGGTGCGCAGCGTGGCCTTGCTCGCGAACGGCGAGCTCGCGGTGGCGCTCGACGTGGGCGAGCTGTTCCGTCGCGCGGACGCGGGGCGCGCGATCGCGGGCGCCGCGGACAGCGAGCGCGCGCGAGCGCGGAGCAAGCGCGTGCTGGTCGCGGACGACTCCGAGCTCACGCGCGATGTCGTGGTGTCCATCCTCCGCGAGATGCAGCTCGAGGTGATCGAGGCGGTCGACGGACGATCGGCGCTGGAGCTCATCGCGTCGTCGAAGCCCGACCTCGTGCTCACCGATCTCGACATGCCCGTCGTCGACGGGTTCGAGCTGCTGCGGCGCGTGCGCGCCGAGCCCGCTTGGTCGTCGCTGCCCGTGATCGTGCTCTCGACGCGATGGGCGCCCGCGGACCTGCAGCGCGCATCCGAGCTCGGCGCGGACGCGTACCTCGTGAAGAACCGGATCGAGCTCGACGAGGTCCGACGAGTGGTCGGCGCGCACCTGGCGACGCCGCGGCGAGAGGGCGAGCGCTCGTGA
- a CDS encoding chemotaxis protein CheW — translation MGQQVVRFRVATAQLAIAAEHVDEIVPCDAPTIVPGVPAHVAGIVAVRGDAVPLLDLRIFLGLGDAVRSEDREPRVLVVRAAGYRVGLICDVVVGVRAIDEESLAPPASVQPPELREHAQAQLDLGDAIAVVLDVERMLEAARA, via the coding sequence GTGGGGCAGCAGGTGGTGCGCTTCCGGGTGGCGACCGCGCAGCTCGCGATCGCCGCGGAGCACGTCGACGAGATCGTGCCGTGCGACGCGCCGACGATCGTGCCGGGCGTGCCCGCGCACGTCGCGGGGATCGTCGCGGTGCGCGGTGATGCGGTCCCGCTGCTCGATCTGCGGATCTTCCTCGGGCTCGGTGACGCGGTGCGGTCGGAGGATCGTGAGCCGCGCGTGCTCGTGGTGCGCGCCGCGGGCTATCGGGTCGGGCTGATCTGCGACGTCGTCGTGGGCGTCCGCGCGATCGACGAGGAGAGCCTCGCGCCGCCAGCGAGCGTGCAGCCGCCCGAGCTGCGCGAGCACGCGCAGGCGCAGCTCGATCTCGGCGACGCGATCGCGGTGGTGCTCGACGTCGAGCGGATGCTGGAGGCGGCGCGTGCGTGA